The following are encoded in a window of Symbiobacterium terraclitae genomic DNA:
- a CDS encoding NADH-quinone oxidoreductase subunit N, which translates to MPVDLNFTIAAPLLALAAGALLILLLDLFFDYKKIQAAMYFTAIGAVLVAGYYLLPLWQGAAEPSGFAGMLVMDRFAAVYGLVLLIAALLAVLLSVGRLHEDRSGYLALLLWGAMGMVLLGGAGNLMVIFLGIELLSLALYVMIAFAPERTAAREAAFKYFVLGSVAAAFLIFGFALIYGATGSMSIAGIAESARAFSSEGSWAVGLYYKVGVGLAIVGLAFKMALVPFHIWAPDVYQGSPTPVTAFMAIGTKAAAFAAMARLLVAAVPAEYQPSFLLPLSILAFASMMLGSTVGIWQSDLKRLMAYSGIANAGYLIMAIPGLGLDGLSAAAYYLAAYGFATMGIFAVVRILEAEGVDGSQIANLKGLFYRKPWVGACLALLFFGLAGIPPAGGFVGKFLLAIAAVRGSAWIVLTGLILSTGISAYVYLKVIGTAFTRTKAAPVAEEGAEVYAPARTAAEVVLVIATVGTLLLGVLPGPVSELVRVALAGM; encoded by the coding sequence GTGCCTGTCGATCTCAACTTCACGATAGCGGCGCCGCTCCTGGCGCTGGCCGCCGGGGCGCTGCTGATCCTGCTGCTCGACCTGTTCTTCGACTACAAGAAGATCCAGGCGGCCATGTACTTCACGGCCATCGGCGCCGTGCTGGTCGCCGGGTACTACCTGCTGCCGCTCTGGCAGGGTGCGGCCGAGCCGTCCGGCTTCGCGGGCATGCTCGTGATGGACCGCTTCGCCGCCGTCTACGGGCTGGTGCTGCTGATCGCCGCCCTGCTGGCGGTCCTGCTCTCCGTCGGCCGGCTGCACGAGGACCGGTCCGGCTACCTCGCCCTGCTGCTCTGGGGCGCCATGGGCATGGTGCTCCTGGGCGGCGCCGGCAACCTGATGGTGATCTTCCTGGGCATCGAGCTGCTTTCGCTGGCGCTGTACGTGATGATCGCGTTTGCGCCCGAGCGCACGGCCGCCCGGGAGGCCGCCTTCAAGTACTTCGTGCTCGGATCGGTGGCCGCCGCCTTCCTCATCTTCGGCTTCGCCCTGATCTACGGCGCCACGGGCAGCATGTCCATCGCCGGCATCGCTGAATCGGCCCGTGCTTTCAGCAGCGAGGGCTCCTGGGCGGTTGGGCTCTACTACAAGGTGGGCGTTGGGCTCGCCATCGTCGGCCTCGCCTTCAAGATGGCGCTGGTGCCGTTCCACATCTGGGCGCCTGATGTCTACCAGGGCTCGCCGACGCCGGTGACCGCTTTCATGGCCATCGGCACCAAGGCGGCCGCGTTTGCCGCCATGGCCCGCCTGCTGGTCGCTGCGGTTCCCGCCGAGTACCAGCCGTCCTTCCTGCTGCCGCTCTCGATCCTGGCCTTCGCCTCGATGATGCTGGGCTCGACGGTGGGCATCTGGCAGAGCGATCTGAAGCGGCTGATGGCCTACTCGGGCATCGCCAACGCCGGCTACCTGATCATGGCGATCCCCGGCCTCGGCCTGGACGGGCTCTCTGCCGCCGCGTACTACCTGGCCGCCTACGGCTTCGCCACCATGGGCATCTTCGCCGTGGTGCGGATCCTGGAGGCCGAGGGGGTGGACGGCTCGCAGATCGCCAACCTGAAGGGGCTCTTCTACCGGAAGCCCTGGGTCGGCGCCTGTCTGGCCCTGCTCTTCTTCGGCCTGGCCGGCATCCCGCCGGCGGGCGGCTTCGTGGGCAAGTTCCTGCTGGCGATCGCCGCGGTGCGCGGCAGCGCCTGGATCGTGCTGACCGGTCTCATCCTCTCCACCGGCATCTCCGCCTACGTCTACCTGAAGGTGATCGGCACGGCCTTCACCCGCACGAAGGCGGCGCCTGTGGCGGAGGAGGGGGCCGAGGTGTACGCCCCCGCCCGCACCGCCGCCGAGGTGGTGCTGGTCATCGCCACGGTGGGTACCCTGCTGCTGGGCGTCCTGCCCGGGCCGGTCTCCGAACTGGTACGGGTGGCGCTGGCCGGAATGTAA
- the nuoL gene encoding NADH-quinone oxidoreductase subunit L, translated as MDLAWMLPAIVVVPLLSAAIVGYFRNTWSKTTVSWVACGSVAAAFAMVVALAVQYYGAAGTEPIRSALTSWGAVASLGLVADGLSIWWALVVTGAGLLIHIYSTAYMRDDESYGRFMAKMNFFIYAMSLLVLSDNFIGLAIGWGCVGLASYMLIGFYFTKPSAQNAAIKAFVMNIIGEAGLFAGIAFIYANFGSFKFTDVFGAIAQGQGSNAALNLIGLLLLIGAVAKSAQLPLHTWLPYAMEGPTPVSALIHAATMVTAGVYLVSRAHPIYEMASGAALAVAWVGGLGALFGALVAAGQFDIKRVLAFSTLSQIGYMFLANGLGAYVAADFHFFTHAFFKAGLFLTAGIVVHHYNGDQDIRHMGGLWYRDRFAAICFGVAALALIGLPPFAGFFSKDEILLAAYHEHQWALFVIAVLAAGMTAFYNVRLFSLVFLGDAWAPAAKVVGKKKGRAQAAVHAHDAHAHHDHHHETPAAMKWPVAILAVLSVVSGWLFFGHYQLSALEPAFPTLELHAEAINPLVAGLSVAVALIGGAVSWYLYRPDGLRRAVELDPLHKPGILYNMFYVDTLYDYLFVQPAKAMAEFVGDLFDPRAIDGVVNGLGAVARELGGMLRHWQNGLVRSYALTVFGGVVLVVAYYVFYV; from the coding sequence ATGGACCTCGCCTGGATGCTGCCGGCCATCGTCGTCGTCCCGCTCCTGAGCGCGGCGATCGTGGGCTACTTCCGGAACACCTGGTCGAAGACCACGGTGTCCTGGGTGGCCTGCGGCTCCGTCGCAGCCGCGTTCGCGATGGTGGTGGCGCTGGCGGTGCAGTACTACGGCGCCGCCGGTACGGAACCGATCCGCTCCGCCCTCACCTCCTGGGGCGCCGTGGCGAGCCTCGGCCTGGTGGCCGACGGGCTCTCCATCTGGTGGGCGCTCGTCGTCACCGGGGCCGGCCTGCTGATCCACATCTACTCCACGGCCTACATGCGGGATGACGAGTCCTACGGCCGCTTCATGGCGAAGATGAACTTCTTCATCTACGCCATGTCGCTGCTGGTGCTCTCGGACAACTTCATCGGCCTGGCCATCGGCTGGGGCTGCGTCGGCCTCGCCTCCTACATGCTGATCGGCTTCTACTTCACGAAGCCCTCGGCGCAGAACGCCGCCATCAAGGCGTTCGTCATGAACATCATCGGCGAGGCGGGCCTGTTCGCGGGCATCGCGTTCATCTACGCCAACTTCGGCTCCTTCAAGTTCACCGATGTCTTCGGCGCCATCGCACAGGGCCAGGGCAGCAACGCCGCCCTCAACCTGATCGGCCTGCTGCTGCTGATCGGCGCCGTGGCCAAGTCGGCCCAGCTGCCGCTGCACACCTGGCTCCCGTACGCCATGGAGGGCCCGACCCCGGTGTCGGCGCTCATCCACGCCGCGACCATGGTCACGGCCGGCGTCTACCTGGTCTCCCGGGCCCACCCGATCTACGAGATGGCCTCCGGCGCGGCCCTGGCCGTCGCCTGGGTGGGCGGCCTGGGCGCCCTCTTCGGCGCCCTGGTGGCGGCCGGCCAGTTCGACATCAAGCGGGTGCTGGCGTTCTCGACCCTGTCCCAGATCGGCTACATGTTCCTGGCCAACGGCCTCGGCGCCTACGTGGCCGCTGACTTCCACTTCTTCACCCACGCCTTCTTCAAGGCCGGCCTCTTCCTCACCGCCGGCATCGTGGTCCACCATTACAACGGCGACCAGGACATCCGGCACATGGGCGGCCTCTGGTACCGCGACCGCTTCGCCGCCATCTGCTTCGGCGTCGCCGCCCTGGCCCTGATCGGCCTGCCGCCGTTTGCCGGCTTCTTCTCCAAGGATGAGATCCTGCTGGCGGCCTACCACGAGCACCAGTGGGCGCTCTTCGTCATCGCCGTGCTGGCGGCCGGCATGACGGCCTTCTACAACGTGCGGCTCTTCAGCCTGGTCTTCCTGGGCGACGCTTGGGCGCCGGCGGCCAAGGTCGTCGGCAAGAAGAAGGGCCGGGCGCAGGCTGCCGTGCACGCCCACGACGCACATGCCCACCACGATCACCACCACGAGACGCCTGCCGCCATGAAGTGGCCGGTGGCCATCCTGGCGGTGCTCTCGGTGGTCTCGGGCTGGCTCTTCTTCGGCCACTACCAGCTCTCCGCCCTGGAGCCGGCCTTCCCGACCTTGGAGCTGCACGCCGAAGCCATCAACCCGCTGGTGGCCGGGCTCTCCGTGGCGGTGGCTCTCATCGGCGGCGCCGTCTCCTGGTACCTCTACCGGCCCGACGGGCTGCGCCGGGCGGTCGAGCTCGATCCGCTGCACAAGCCGGGCATTCTGTACAACATGTTCTATGTGGACACCCTGTACGATTACCTGTTCGTGCAGCCTGCGAAGGCGATGGCCGAGTTCGTCGGCGACCTGTTCGATCCCCGGGCGATCGACGGCGTCGTCAACGGCCTGGGCGCAGTGGCCCGGGAGCTGGGCGGCATGCTGCGCCACTGGCAGAACGGCCTGGTTCGCTCCTATGCGCTCACCGTCTTCGGCGGCGTGGTGCTGGTGGTCGCGTACTACGTGTTCTACGTATAA
- the nuoK gene encoding NADH-quinone oxidoreductase subunit NuoK has translation MMPAFALNAYVALSAVLFALGGIGVLVRRSPLAMLMSIELMLNSANLLFVAFGRAHGGYEGQIMAFLVITVAAAEVAIGLALTVLLFRRREHADVDEITELKR, from the coding sequence ATGATGCCCGCATTCGCGCTGAATGCCTACGTCGCCCTCTCCGCCGTCCTGTTCGCCCTCGGCGGCATCGGCGTCCTGGTGCGGCGCAGCCCGCTGGCCATGCTGATGTCCATCGAGCTGATGCTGAACTCGGCCAACCTGCTGTTCGTCGCCTTCGGCCGCGCCCACGGCGGCTACGAGGGCCAGATCATGGCCTTCCTGGTGATCACCGTCGCCGCCGCCGAGGTGGCCATCGGCCTGGCGCTCACGGTGCTGCTGTTCAGGCGCCGCGAGCACGCCGACGTGGACGAGATCACCGAGCTGAAGCGCTAA
- a CDS encoding NADH-quinone oxidoreductase subunit J family protein, protein MNLLFIVAGLMAVAGILGVILAKQPVHQVIATVFSFVGLAALYLSLQSEFLAVIQLIVYGGAVMILFLFVIALLSARKDPVEKDAGKLTRSAIAGFSVGGALLVMLGIVGLFGAEGGKGWTQVPGQFGTVREFGYQLLTTYVFPFEVIAFILMVAVIGVMILVGRQKA, encoded by the coding sequence ATGAACCTCCTCTTCATCGTTGCGGGGCTGATGGCCGTCGCCGGCATCCTCGGGGTGATCCTGGCCAAGCAGCCCGTGCACCAGGTGATCGCAACCGTCTTCAGCTTCGTCGGGCTGGCGGCGCTCTACCTCAGCCTGCAGAGCGAGTTCCTCGCGGTGATCCAGCTGATCGTCTACGGCGGCGCCGTCATGATCCTCTTCCTGTTCGTGATCGCGCTGCTCTCGGCCCGCAAGGACCCGGTGGAGAAGGACGCCGGCAAGCTGACCCGCTCCGCCATCGCCGGCTTCTCGGTGGGCGGCGCCCTGCTGGTGATGCTGGGCATCGTCGGCCTGTTCGGCGCCGAGGGCGGCAAGGGCTGGACGCAGGTGCCCGGCCAGTTCGGCACGGTGCGTGAGTTCGGCTACCAGCTGCTCACCACGTATGTGTTCCCGTTCGAAGTGATCGCATTCATCCTGATGGTGGCCGTGATCGGGGTCATGATCCTCGTCGGCCGTCAGAAGGCGTAG
- the nuoI gene encoding NADH-quinone oxidoreductase subunit NuoI codes for MNGLAAIAKGMATTLKVLFRKKVTLNYPDVKRVRPPRFRGRHELRMYENGLEMCVGCELCQVACPAAAITVLAAENDPDNPHSPGERYGYKYQVDLLRCIFCGMCEEACPTECLHLTQEYELADFTRESLILQKDQLLNRNPSGFKVPLNVYPPFRRKAVNS; via the coding sequence ATGAATGGACTCGCGGCGATCGCCAAGGGCATGGCGACGACCCTGAAGGTCCTGTTCCGCAAGAAGGTAACCCTGAACTATCCCGACGTAAAGCGGGTGCGGCCTCCGCGCTTCCGGGGCCGGCACGAGCTCCGGATGTACGAGAACGGGCTGGAGATGTGCGTCGGCTGCGAGCTGTGCCAGGTGGCCTGCCCGGCGGCGGCCATCACGGTGCTGGCGGCCGAGAACGACCCCGACAACCCGCACAGCCCCGGCGAGCGGTACGGGTACAAGTACCAGGTGGACCTGCTCCGCTGCATCTTCTGCGGCATGTGCGAGGAGGCCTGCCCCACGGAGTGCCTGCACCTTACGCAGGAGTACGAGCTGGCCGACTTCACGCGGGAGTCGCTGATCCTGCAGAAGGATCAGCTGCTGAACCGGAATCCCTCGGGCTTCAAGGTTCCCCTGAACGTCTACCCCCCGTTCCGGCGTAAGGCGGTGAACTCATGA
- the nuoH gene encoding NADH-quinone oxidoreductase subunit NuoH, with the protein MMTLLIMLVKALVLAVSVTLTVAVFLLFMRKFLGYFSYRLGPVKVGPWGVLQPIADVVKMLFKEDIVPEKADPLIYRLAPIIAFFTALGVWVVIPWAPRGEWSVMADPNAGVLVLLAVSSMSVYGVALGGWASQNKYGLLGSMRSTAQMISYELAMAMALLGVILLSGSVSMFDIVESQRNLINLVPQFLGFLVYFTASLAEAGWTPFDLPEGETELVGGYHTDYGGMRFGLFFLSELTHAVNSAVLTTTFFLGGYNPWFGLSFIPGFAWFLIKVCFMLFVLYWIKCTFPRFRYDRLMVFGWKVLLPVAALNLVGTAIYVALWA; encoded by the coding sequence ATGATGACGCTGCTGATCATGCTCGTGAAGGCGCTGGTGCTGGCCGTCTCCGTTACGCTGACCGTCGCCGTCTTCCTGCTCTTCATGCGGAAGTTCCTCGGCTACTTCTCCTACCGGCTCGGCCCCGTCAAGGTCGGCCCGTGGGGCGTGCTGCAGCCGATTGCCGACGTGGTGAAGATGCTCTTCAAGGAGGACATCGTCCCGGAGAAGGCGGACCCGCTGATCTACCGGCTGGCGCCGATCATCGCCTTCTTCACCGCGCTGGGCGTCTGGGTCGTCATCCCCTGGGCCCCGCGGGGCGAGTGGTCGGTGATGGCCGACCCCAACGCCGGCGTGCTGGTGCTGCTGGCCGTCTCGTCGATGAGCGTCTACGGCGTCGCCCTCGGCGGCTGGGCTTCGCAGAACAAGTACGGCCTGCTGGGCTCCATGCGCTCCACCGCCCAGATGATCTCCTACGAGCTGGCCATGGCGATGGCGCTCCTGGGCGTCATCCTGCTGTCGGGCTCGGTCTCGATGTTCGACATCGTGGAGAGCCAGCGGAACCTGATCAACCTCGTGCCGCAGTTCCTCGGCTTCCTGGTCTACTTCACCGCGAGCCTCGCCGAGGCCGGCTGGACGCCCTTCGACCTGCCGGAAGGCGAGACGGAGCTCGTCGGCGGCTACCACACCGACTACGGCGGCATGCGGTTCGGCCTCTTTTTCCTGAGCGAGCTGACCCACGCCGTGAACTCCGCCGTGCTGACCACCACGTTCTTCCTCGGCGGCTACAACCCGTGGTTCGGCCTCAGCTTCATCCCCGGCTTCGCCTGGTTCCTGATCAAGGTCTGCTTCATGCTCTTCGTCCTCTACTGGATCAAGTGCACCTTCCCCCGCTTCCGCTACGACCGGCTGATGGTCTTCGGCTGGAAGGTGCTGCTCCCGGTGGCGGCCCTGAACCTGGTGGGCACGGCCATCTACGTCGCCCTGTGGGCGTAG